Genomic window (Desulforapulum autotrophicum HRM2):
GGAGGATTTTATGTTTGTAAGCAAATCCATGGTAAAAAAAGTGATCACCATAGACAAAAACAGGTCGGTGATTGAGGCCCAGGAGATCATGCAGGCCAACGATATCCGTCACCTGCCCGTTGTGGACAAAGACAACCACCTGCAGGGCATTATAACAGACCGGGACATCAGAAGTTCCATGCCTTTTATGCTCTTTGATGAAAAAGAGCGCAACCTGCAGCTTGAGAAGATAAAAAAAATGACCGTGGCCGACATCATGACCCCAAACCCCAAGACCATCTCCCCCATGGACACCATTCAGGATGCCCTTTTGCTGATCCAGCGGGAAAAGGTCGGTGCCTTTCCGGTTGTGGATGAAAAAGGGGCTCTCACGGGCATCCTGTCTGTCAGGGATCTTCTGAGGGCATTTACAAATGTCATGGGAATCGGAGAGCCCGGAACCCTCATCGGCGTCATTGTTGAGGACAGAATGGGCCAGCTCAAAAAAATCGTGGACGTGGTGACCGAAGAGAAAATCTCGTTTGGCTCTGTGCTTGTGGCCCGTTACTGGGATGAGGGTAAAAGGGCAGTATTTATCTATCTTCGCACCAACAATGTGGTCCGGGTCAAAAAAAGACTCCAGGAGATTGGTTTCGAACTCATCGCCCCCATGACATGGTATCTTGAGCAGCTGCCAGAAACCATAGATCCGCCCCTATAGGCGAATATATAAAAAAACACGGCTCCGGTTCCACGGCTTGAAGCAGGTTTACACGCTTGGCCCGGATCAACCAAACATGCGTAACGCAGAAAGCCCCAGGCCGTGGCCCACACTTAAAAAAGCGTCGGCCTGGGTTATTTTTTCGGGTCCAAATTTTTCCATAAATACCCGCTGCACCAAAGGAATGTACGAAGAACCACCTGTTAGAAAGACCTTGTCAATCCCATGGGGTGTGATGCCGGCCCTTGCGAGGGTCTCATCCATGGCTTTCTCTATCCTTGCGACATTCGGGGCAATGATGGTTTCAAATTCGTGTTTTACCACCCGCTCTGCCATGCAGATCCCCTGCTCATTGAAATTAATGAATGCCTCATCCATTGATGAAAGGGCACACTTGGTTCGTTCCACGCTTTGGTAGAGATTGAGCCCCAGGTTCTCTTCGATCAGTGTCTGGAGGTTTTCGATCAGCCGCTGGTCTGAATATGAGGCAAAGGCTTTAAATTCATTGATTGAACGAACAAATTTGGGATCCTTGAGCTGGGGAATCCAGTTCCAGAGCCGAAGCTTTCTTGTGATGGTCGTTGAAAGTGGCAGGCTGTTCGACCCCATGGGCAGGGTGACCCTGACATTCTTTCCAAGGTGGGGGGCGACCTTTTCCCACATGAGATCGGAATCAAAGGTGTTACCACCGATATAAATGCCGCCCAGGGCAAGGATATCCCTGTTTCTGTCGTAATTGTTGGGATTGCCACCCTTAAGGCGGATAATGGTAAAATCAGAGGTGCCGCCGCCAAAATCACCCACAAAGATCAATTCCTCCCTGCCCTGTTCCAGGGAGTGCTCATAGGCAAGGGCTGCAGCAATGGGTTCAAGCTCAAACGCAATATTTTTAAAACCGGCAAGACGGGCCGCTGACCCAAGCCTTTGTTCGGCCATTTGATCCTTTTCACTGTCCTCGGAAAAAACAACAGGCCGACCCAGAACCACGGAATCAAGCGAGGTGTTGACCGCCTGTTCACCCTTTTCCTTGAGATCCTTGAGGATGAGGGAAACCAGCCGGTCAATGGTATAACGACGTCCATTGATAAAGGTTTCCGTAAACGTGGCATCCGGAAGAAAGGATTTGATGGACTGCATGTAGCGTCCGTCCAAACCGCCCAGGAGATACTCGTCAATGGCATCATCACCCGTGTGGACCCTGTCTCCCTGCTCATCCTTGTAAAAATAGAGAACAGATTTAAGATACTTGGTGTTACTGTTTTTGTGATCCACATCCACCATGCTCACCTGCCCGTTACAACCCACGGCAAGTGAGGAATTAGATGTCCCGAAATCAAGCCCGCACACTGAAACCATATCCTCTCCCCCGACGAACAAAAAGGCATGAAGATATGATTTTAAAGAATCCGTGTCAAGGCTTTTATAAATTCACACGGTTAACTTTTGCATCATCGCCTGGAGTTAGTCTGCCATGCGGCCCGGGGATGACGCATTTTCATTGAAACCTAAATTTTGCAAGCGCCATGCCGCAGGGCGATCTTCTCAAACATCAAAGTAATCCCTTCATTCATAGTATAGTTTGATTCAATGTCAAGGTTATCATCGGATGCAGAATCGAAATAGATGTGAAGACTGGATTCAAGGCCATCTTCGGGTTTCCAGTAACAAACCATTATGGGGAAAAGAGGCAGGGGATATAGAATAATTGAAATATCTGAACCAATCTGACTGACAATTTTTTTTCCACCGAAAATGTCCAGCATATCTTTAAACAGATCCGTGTAGGTATCGGCAACCCGTTTCAACGGTTTTTCACAACGTTGGTGAAAATGAGCATACCGGGAAGGCCCACCAGCCAACTCTCGAAATGTGATCCAATTGCCCTGGGGAGATTTACCCGAACCGTTTAAGATATGGTTCAATACCGGAACGACCATGTATGCATTGATATGAATTTCAGAGGCCAGGTTACCATTGGTATCTACACTGAAATCCTTACCAAAAACCTTCAGGGTCAGTTTATTCTTGGAAAACCGGGCTCCCAGACGTTGCGCTGCCTGGGAAAGATCAATCAAAGATATCTTCTGCTTTAATTCTTTAATGGCCTCTTCTTTATATTCATCAACGGTGTTGGGCTTCTCAATTTCCCCGCCATACTGTTCAATCACTTGTTTTTCCAAATAAGGACACGCATGTATCGGTTTTTTTTCCTTGAACACAGCCACTGCAAATGCCAGACAGGTCTTTTCATTGCACTCTCTACAGTTGGAACCATTCAACAACTTGTAGATTTCCATGGGATTATTGATATGTGACATTCAAAAACATTCCTTTTTAATATTTCATCGAATTGAATCATTCAAGCTTGTGTAACAATTTTTAGACACCATTGCAACAGCCCGAACAGCAGGACCTGTCTAATCGATTTTTCCTCCCATGGGAGTTGAACACAACAAATGCGCCTGATTCCAAAATATCAATTATTGAAATCTGATTTTTCAATCCATCTGTCACCTAAAAGTTGCAAGCGGTAGTGGGCTGGACGTACAAGATGCCGGGCATGGGGCTGTAGTCGCCTACCGCAAATGCCCGGCAACGCGGCAGATCCGGTCAAATAGCACCCCCCCAGGGTTTCGGATTTTCAGGTGTCAGTCAAATCAACGGATACAGTTATTTTTCGATATTTTTTATCACCGCTGAAAAGTCTTCGTCACTGCAGCCGTTTTTCCTGGCCGTAATATAAGCGTTGTTTGCGGCACTGCTTGTGTAAAGCGGTTGACAATAAGAATCTCCTAACAACAATGCCAGCCGCATGTCCTTTTGCATATGCTTTAAAGGAAACGCTGTGGTAAAGTCACCCACTGTCATGCTTGGGCCTTTGAGTTGAAACATGGGGCTGTTTATTGCACCCTGTGCAATAACATCAAGGATCGCTGTTTTCTTTAACCCTATTTTATCACCCAATGAAAGCCCCTCGGCAAATGCAGTCATCATTGTCCCCATGATCATATTGATGACAAGTTTCATCTGTGCTCCCTGACCGATTTGCGGAAAATAGAATGATTTTTTCCCCATTACATCCAGCGCTTCTCCGGCGTCCTTATAAAGGGATTCGTCTCCGGAACAAAGAAAAACCAGAGCACCGTCCTCTGCCGGCTTCTTGCTCCCGGATACTGGCGCTTCAAGATACCTGCCTCCTTTCTTCTTGATCGCATCATGAATAAGAATGGCAGTCCCTGCATCCACCGTTGAAACGTCAACGTAGGATTTTCCGGCTGAAATACCTTCTAAAACCCCATTTTTACCAAAACAAAGGGTGTTGGCTGCCCCAGGATCGGATACCATAGCAAAGGTTATATCACAGTGGGCAACAACATCCGCAGCTGTTTTCCCATTCTTGGCTCCCAGATCGACCAGAGGGGCGCATTTTTCTGCTGATCTATTCCAAACAGTGACATCAAAACCGGCTTTTAGCAGATTGGTTGCCATTGCTCGACCCATAATCCCGATCCCGAGAAATCCGTATTTACCCATAATCCCTTCCTCCAAAAAGTTTAAAATCAATTTTATTTACGACCTAACCCGGGACGGCGATCCCTTTGTAGTTGTAGCTTAGCAATTTCAGCGGGCTGTTGTATCCGGCATCAAGGGCCACAATTTTAAAACCACTCGCTTGTATCAGTCCGGAAATATGCCGGTTTAAATGGCAGCCGCCGCTGATTTTTGTCCAAGGCGGATTCAGTCTGTTCTGCCATTTGAAAATATGTTCATCCGGTGATTTGCCGTGTTCACAAAAAATCAATTCCCCCCTGGGTTTTAAGACCCTTTGCATTTCTTTTAAAGCCTTAGGAGCATCTGGGATGGAACATAAGGTATATGTTATAAGGACCGTATCAACGGAATTATCCGCCAAAGGAATGTCTTCACCAGACAGCCCTATAAAATCAACATCAAAAGGAAGTTTAAGTGCTTTTTTTTCAGCCATCTGCCTCAGTTTTGCCATGGGTTCCAGTCCCAGAACCAGATCTATCCTGGACGGATCATAGAACGGCAAATTAAGTCCCGACCCCATACCGATTTCCAGGGTTAGCCCTTTTGCCCTGGGTACCAATTCCCTGCGTATCATGGTGATATCTTTATAAGAGCATACACGATTGATGAGTTTAGGCAGAATGTATTTAGTGTAAAATTCCATGGTTAGACGATAACCTGTTTATTTCTTAAAGTTCAATTCCTTTTCCCTATCTACCAGGCAACCGGCAGACACACCTCTTTTTTCGCCTTATTCTCAAACACAAGAAAGCCATGCTCTCGTCCAAACAGGTAGAGATCCCGTGTGACCTTCACATCCTGCTTGCAGTACTCGATAATCCGATGGATTTCCCCCTGTTTCCACCACTCAAGGGCGGCAAGCCCATCGGCACTCTTGGATGTACCCAGGGTACATCGTGCAAGGGCATCAAGGGAGAGACGGTAGCCGAGACGCTCATGGACCTTCACCAGCATATCAAGGGTGGGAATCGTCGTTAAATCAAAGGAGACTAGGCCTGAGAGCACCTTATAGTCAAACCCCTTGATGTTAAAACCAATGACAAGATCAAACGCCTGAAGATCCTGTACAAGGGTCTCTACATCCGCCTCAAGGTAGACTCGAAAATCGTTGATTCCAGAATCAAAGAGCACGGCGCAGCTCACCCCCATGAGGTGGGCACGTCCCCACCCGCCGACCTCCTGTGCTGATCGCCGGGTTTCAATGTCAAGCACCCCGAACCGCTTGACCACCCTTGAAGGGGGCTTTGGCAAACCATGGGGTGAAGCATTTGCCAAATCATTCAATTTATCCGCCAGGGACGGGCTGCCATGGGGTAATGACGGTTCGGGTTGTTGATTTCCCATGGCGTAAATCCTGAACCTGTCAACGGGTGGGGTGGTTTTCTCATTTCTCAAAGCCAGGAGAATTTCCAGGGCAGCACCCTTGTCAATGGGCCGGTTGCCCGACCCGCATTTGGGAGAGTGGACACAGGCAGGACAGCCGTTGTCACATTTGCAGAGACGAATGGCGTCAAAGGTTCTCTCCAGCATGATCTCTGCCTGTTCAAAGGCCTGGCGGGCAAGTCCGATGCCCCCCGGGGTGCCGTCGTAGACAAACACGGCCGCCATTCCCACCTGGGGGTGAAAGGGAATGGAAATGCCACCAAGGTCGTTCCTGTCCGTCATCACAAGCAGGGGCAGTATCCCGATGGCTGCATGCTCCAGGGCGTGGATCCCCCCCATGAAGTGGAGACGCCGGGTCTCAATGCAATCCCTTACCTGTTCAGGAATCTCAATCCACACCCCTTCGGTCTCAAAAACAATTGGGGGAAGTTCCAGGGGAAAAACACCAAGGGAACGCTGGTTGTTGACGCTTCGTTTCTCAAATCCCGTGACCTGGTCGGTTACCCTTAAGCGTCCGAAACAGACCCTTGTCTGCCACACCTGGCGCGTATGGATGACCGAAAGAATTTCAGTAGATTTGGTGGATCTGGCCCGGGTAAAATAGGGCACTCGCTCTTTGACCACCTGGACCCTGCCGTTTTCATGGTCAAACTCGGACACCAGATAGGTGCTGCCGTGGTGAAGATATACCGCCCCCCAATGGGTCTCATAAAAGGCCCGGAACCTATCCACATCCCCGAGCTTCTTTTTTTGACCATCCAGAAAAATGGGGATGCTCATGCCCGTTCCCCTGAGGTTCACCTCCCTGTGGGGATTTTGCCGCGCAGAATACCAGAACCGGCCGTCCCGGGATTTTAGGAGACGGACATCCGCCTCCAGACGACCAAGGGCAATTTGAATGGCCGGGTCATCCAGGAATCTTTCGTCCCGGTCAAGGCGCAGGTCTGCGGCGGCACACTCAAGGTGACGTTCCATGATAACCGGATTAAAGGGATTGATAACGGCCTGTTCAGGCGGAAGATCAAAGAGCATGGCAGGGTGGTTCACGAAAAAATGATCCAGGGCATCCTCATGGGCCACAAGGATCATTGCAGCGTCTGAACCGTCCCTTCCCACCCGCCCTGCCCGCTGCCAGGTGGACATGATGGTTCCGGGATATCCCACAAGGATGCAGAGGTCCAGGTTGCCGATATCAATGCCAAGTTCAAGGGCACTTGTGGTGACAACGGCGAGGAGCTCTCCGGATGCGAGCCGCTGCTCTATCTTCTGTCGCTCCTCTGGAAGAAATCCTGCCCGGTAGGCGCTGATGCGACTGCCAAGATCCCCGGCCCGCTGGGATGCCCACATGGCGATCAGTTCGGTAATCTTCCGGGACTGGGTATAGACAATGGTGCGAAGTCCCCGGTGAATGGCTGCATGCATGAGAAGAATGGCTGTCTGGGCCGCCCCTGAAGCGCCGTTCATGAGAAGAACATCCTTTTTCCCGGCTGGGGCTGAGTCTGCGTCCACCACCTCAACCGCAAGGCCTGTCAGGGCCGTTGAAAGTTCTCCTGGATTGGAAATGGTTGCAGAGCAGAAGACAAACACTGGCTCAGCCCCATAATGACGGCAGATGCGCAGAAGACGTCTGAATACCCAGGCCATGTGGGACCCCATCACCCCCCGGTAGGTATGTACCTCGTCCACCACCACAAATTTAAGATTGGCAAAGAACGACTCCCACAAATGGTGGTGGGGGAGCATGGCAAGGTGGAGCATCTCAGGGTTGGTCAGCAGAACGTTGGGGGGATTGTTGCGCACCTTGGCCTTATGGTAGGCAGAGAGATCTCCATCGTAGACAGCCGCTGTAAGCGTATCCGCAATCTTTGCATTAACCCCGGCCATGAGGGTCTCAAGGGTGCCGAGTTGATCCCTGGCAAGGGCCTTAAGGGGGAAAAGGTAAAGCCCGCAAGAGGCGTTGTCCCCATAGATTGCACGGAGTACAGGAAGGTTGTATACAAGGCTCTTACCGCTTGCCGTGGGGGTTGCAATAACGGTGTGCACCCCTTTTTCTATCAACGCCACCCCCCTTGCCTGGTGCTCATAGAGCCTCTGGATACCCTGGTCCTGAAACACCTGCCACACAGGATCCGTATCCAGGGGGTCTCCATAACGGGCTTTTTTTGCATCAATGGTTCTGTGGCAGACAAGATCCGGGGCAAGCCCCTTAAATCCCTTGAGGGCGTTCAGGTACTGGGCAATCGTCACAAAATGCTCTTTCCCAGGGCTGAAACAATCAGGTCAACGGCAAGCTTTGCCGTCTTGTTGGCCTGGTCCAGAATGGGATTAATCTCCACAAGGTCCATGGAGGTAAGTTTGCCTGAATCGGAAAGAATCTCCATGAACAGATGGGCCTCCCGAAAGGTTAACCCGCCAGGAACCGGTGTGCCGACACCCGGGGCCTCCACGGGATCAAGGGCATCAATGTCAAGGCTCAGGTGAACCCTTTTCAAATGAATCAGCTTCATCAGGGCCTTTTTGGCAATGGTGCTCATGCCCTGCTCGTCAATATCGCTCATGGTATACACGGTAATGCCGCTCTTTTTCAGCCGTTCCCGTTCAAGCCTGTCAACATCCCTGATCCCTATCATGACGATGTTTTCAAGATCAACCTTTGCTCCCGGCCTTCCAAGGTTAACCAGGCGATCATCTCCGTCTCCCGTGAGAACGGCAAGGGGCATGCCGTGAATGTTACCCGAAGGGGATGTCACAGGGGTATTAAAATCAGCATGGGCATCGATCCAGATGAGGCCGGTCGGCCGGTCGTGGGACACGCCACCCACGGTTCCGATGGCAATGGAATGATCCCCGCCGATAAAGAGGGGAAAGGCATTTTCCCTGGTTGCTGTTCGGCCTTGATCGTACACCTGTTCACACACCCCCCGGATCTGTTCGATATAATCGGAGGCCTCCCCCTCTTCCACGGGGGTTCTCACGGGTACACGAACATCACCCAGGTCCTCCACATGATGACCAAGGGTGCGAAGGGCCGATACAAGGCCCGTGTAACGGGCAGCAGCCGGTCCCATATCAAGCCCCCTGCGAAGCTGACCGAAATCCATTGGAACACCTATAATTTTCACATCTTTGTTCATTCAATACCCCTTTATTGCTTGTCATTAAACCACATTTATGGTTGATTAATTAGGGTTTTATATGTAACGCTTACCCAAGCACCATCAGTGGGACGTTTCAGATTTCGCAGTGGCCAGGGCAGATACCATGGGCTGGCCATGTCGGTTTATACCATATCCCCGGAAACAGACACAAGCGCTTTAAGGAGCTGTAAAGAATGCCCAACCAGGAAACAATCCGAAGCAAAGAGACCCTTTCGATGATCAATGACCTTATCCTTCAGGGGGTTGAAAAAATCTCCATTGTCATGCGCCATTCGGCAAGGCATTTTGGAACTGACCCCCAGATGGAACCTTTCCTGGGACTGACCGAAACAGGAAAGACCTATGCTGTTGAATTCGGCCAGGCCTTGAACCAGGAGCCAGGTCCTGTTTTTTTCTCAAGCCACTTTGGCCGCTGCATCGAGACCGCCTACCTCATGGACAAGGGTTACAATCAGCGACATTGCCGGTTCCAGGGTCATAACACCCTTGAAAACGCCCTTGCCCCCTTTTATATTCGGGACATGCAAACCGCCTTTAACGCCTTTAAGGACCTTGGGAACGATGTTTTTTTACGTTCATGGTTCGACAAGGGCCTTGCCCATGACATGATGCAGGATTCAGAAGAGGTGGCCGAAGTGCTGGCCAATTTCATGCGAACAAAGCTTGATGCCCTTGAACCCGGCCGGATTGCCATCTGCGTCTCCCACGACTGGAACATCTATCCCTTAAAGGAGCACAAGCTGGGCCTTAACTTTGAAACCCACGGCAAAATCGAGTTCCTGGAAAGCGTTGTCGTATTTGAACAAAGGGGCAAACAATATATTATGAACCACCAGCAGACACCAAAACAATTATAGACAGGTATGACTTTCCCGGAAGACAACCACAGGCGACCATAGACAAGGAGCTGTTATGGACGAAACACGCATCACCGTTATCTGCGAAAACAGGGCGGGCGGGGTGATCGGCATCACGGGCGAGCACGGCTTTGCTGCTCTCATTGAAAGGGGGGACCAGAAGATCCTGGTGGACACGGGCCAGGGCCTGACCCTGAAATCCAATGCCGACGCCATGGGCATTGATCTGAAAAAGATCAACACAATCGTACTGAGCCACGGCCACTATGACCACACAGGCGGCCTTCCCCAGGTGCTCTTTCCTCCCAGGGGCGTCAGGGTCATTGCCCATCCCACAGTGTTTGACAAAAAATACGCCGAGATTCAGACCCCCAGGGGTAAGACCCAGGCTTTCATCGGCATCAAATTCCAGCGGGAATTCCTTGAAGCAACCCTTGGCGCACGCTTTGACTTTCAAACCGAATACGGAAAGATCGCTCCAGGCGTCTTTTTCTCAGGCCAGGTGCCAAGGACCACCGATTTTGAACACCCAGACACCCACCTTCTGGTAAAAAACGACACCGGATTTATCGTGGATCCCCTTTTGGACGACGCCTCTCTGCTCATCGAGACGGCAAAGGGCCCGGTCATCGTATCGGGCTGCGCCCATGCCGGCATTGTCAACGTCATGAACCATTTCAGTGAAAAGAGCGGCCACGACACCTTCCATTCTGTCATCGGCGGCACCCACCTGGGTTTTATGGGGGTCGGAGAACAGCTGGAAAAATCACTTGAGGCTTTTGACCGGTTCAAGGTCAAGCTTATTGCCGTATCCCACTGCACGGGCAATGAGGCAGCCGCCATCTGCTATAACCGGTTTAAAGAACGGTTTGCTTTTGCCAATGCCGGGTGGAGCACGGTCTTTTAGGTCAAATGGCCCTTGCCGTAAAAACAGCCCGGACAGGGGCGGGATACCCCTCCACCGTCCTGCTCCTGTCCCGGGGATCTAAAAAATCATCCAAAGATTCCGTCTGAATCCAGTCGGTTTTACGTTGCTCCCCGGGAGTCGTCAACGAAATGTCAATGCAGCTGACTTCGGCAAACCCGGCCCGCTTGAGCCAGGATTCCATCACCTTGAGACTTGGAATAAAAAAAACGTTTCTCATCTTTGCATAGCGATCCTCGGGGAAAAGACAGAGATCCTCCCGGCTCTCCAGAACAAGATTTTCAAGTACTAACTCGCCGCCAATCTGCATCATATCGTGGATTTTCCTGAGCATGCCCAGGGGAGACCGTCTATGGTAGAGCACCCCCATGCAGAAAACCGTATCAAAAAACCCCCTGGTGACCGGCATGGCATCAAAGGCAATGGGTAGGGCAAACAGATTTGCCTGGCCGGCGTATTGGTTCACGGCATGGAACTGGAAATAAAAGGTGTGCTGGGGCTCAAGTCCTAGGACCAGCCTGGGTTTTTGGGAAGCCATCCTGAACATGTAATAGCCGTTGCTGGACCCTATATCCAGGACCCGACGATGGGTCAACGCCGAGATCCTGCCGGCGAAACGATCCCACTTGATGTTTGACTGCCATTCGGCATCAAGGTCGATGCCGAAGAACTCAAACGGACCCTTCCGCCAGGGACACAGCTGGAACAGGGACTGGTACAGTTGCTGGTGTTGCCCGAATGAAAGATCGGAATCCACACCGACCCTGGGAGCATCCCGGTCAAGGTCCACGATTGAGGCGATTGTCTCTGGAAGTCCCTCCAGGGCCTTCGTATATTTAAGGGTATTTCCCCTGGGATGATCAAAAACGGGAGCAAGCGCTGTGAGCATTCCGTCAATGCCCTGGAGTTCGAACTGACTCTCAAGGCGTTCATACCCTTTAAAAAGGTCTGTTCTATTCACGGGTCTATTTTCCTGGTCTTTCGGGTTTAACGGCAATCATCGAGGCAAAATTAAACCACTTGAGCCAGACATCCATACGGTCAAACCCTGCCCGGGCAAGCCGCTGTTGATGGACCTCAAGGGTTTCAGGCACAAGGACATTTTCCAGTGCCTCCCGCTTCTGGCTGATCTCGAGCTCTGAGTATCCATTCTCACGCTTGAAACGACTGTAATAATCCAGGTGAACGGCCGCAATTGAAGAATCCCAAGCCAGAACCTTTTCAGTGAGCAGCAGGATACCGCCGGGCACCAGGGCCGTATAAATATCTGAAATCAGGGTATCCCGCCTGTCCAGACTGAGAAACTGGAGAGTCAAGTTCACAACCACCACTGAGGCATTGCCAAGGCAAAGGTTTTCAACCCGGTCACAGACCAGGACAATATTGTCCCGGAACGACTCTTGTTCAAGCCGCTGTTTGTATTTTTCGATCATGGGGGGTGAACTGTCCACCCCAACCATGGAAAAGGGCCGGTCTCCAAAACGCTTTCCTGCAAGCATGCCAAAATTGCCATGGGAACAGCCAAGGTCATAGATCAGGGTTTTACTGCGATAAAAATCCAGGGCAAGCTCAGCCTGGCGGGTAATGCTCTCACGGTACATGGGAACAGACCGCTCGAGCATGTCACTGAATACGGATGCCACGGATTCGTTGAAATCAAAGGCCGGTACCGGCTCTTTTCTGGTTGCAAACAGTGTGTCTTTTTTCATCTCTTTCCTGTCAAAGTCATTTCCTGTGGTAGGGTAAAAATCATGGATGGGAAATTTTAGGGGGGGGGGCCATTAAATTTGTTTTAACGCCTCA
Coding sequences:
- a CDS encoding CBS and ACT domain-containing protein; this translates as MFVSKSMVKKVITIDKNRSVIEAQEIMQANDIRHLPVVDKDNHLQGIITDRDIRSSMPFMLFDEKERNLQLEKIKKMTVADIMTPNPKTISPMDTIQDALLLIQREKVGAFPVVDEKGALTGILSVRDLLRAFTNVMGIGEPGTLIGVIVEDRMGQLKKIVDVVTEEKISFGSVLVARYWDEGKRAVFIYLRTNNVVRVKKRLQEIGFELIAPMTWYLEQLPETIDPPL
- a CDS encoding Hsp70 family protein, which codes for MVSVCGLDFGTSNSSLAVGCNGQVSMVDVDHKNSNTKYLKSVLYFYKDEQGDRVHTGDDAIDEYLLGGLDGRYMQSIKSFLPDATFTETFINGRRYTIDRLVSLILKDLKEKGEQAVNTSLDSVVLGRPVVFSEDSEKDQMAEQRLGSAARLAGFKNIAFELEPIAAALAYEHSLEQGREELIFVGDFGGGTSDFTIIRLKGGNPNNYDRNRDILALGGIYIGGNTFDSDLMWEKVAPHLGKNVRVTLPMGSNSLPLSTTITRKLRLWNWIPQLKDPKFVRSINEFKAFASYSDQRLIENLQTLIEENLGLNLYQSVERTKCALSSMDEAFINFNEQGICMAERVVKHEFETIIAPNVARIEKAMDETLARAGITPHGIDKVFLTGGSSYIPLVQRVFMEKFGPEKITQADAFLSVGHGLGLSALRMFG
- a CDS encoding DUF3786 domain-containing protein — encoded protein: MSHINNPMEIYKLLNGSNCRECNEKTCLAFAVAVFKEKKPIHACPYLEKQVIEQYGGEIEKPNTVDEYKEEAIKELKQKISLIDLSQAAQRLGARFSKNKLTLKVFGKDFSVDTNGNLASEIHINAYMVVPVLNHILNGSGKSPQGNWITFRELAGGPSRYAHFHQRCEKPLKRVADTYTDLFKDMLDIFGGKKIVSQIGSDISIILYPLPLFPIMVCYWKPEDGLESSLHIYFDSASDDNLDIESNYTMNEGITLMFEKIALRHGACKI
- a CDS encoding NAD(P)-dependent oxidoreductase, with product MILNFLEEGIMGKYGFLGIGIMGRAMATNLLKAGFDVTVWNRSAEKCAPLVDLGAKNGKTAADVVAHCDITFAMVSDPGAANTLCFGKNGVLEGISAGKSYVDVSTVDAGTAILIHDAIKKKGGRYLEAPVSGSKKPAEDGALVFLCSGDESLYKDAGEALDVMGKKSFYFPQIGQGAQMKLVINMIMGTMMTAFAEGLSLGDKIGLKKTAILDVIAQGAINSPMFQLKGPSMTVGDFTTAFPLKHMQKDMRLALLLGDSYCQPLYTSSAANNAYITARKNGCSDEDFSAVIKNIEK
- a CDS encoding class I SAM-dependent methyltransferase → MEFYTKYILPKLINRVCSYKDITMIRRELVPRAKGLTLEIGMGSGLNLPFYDPSRIDLVLGLEPMAKLRQMAEKKALKLPFDVDFIGLSGEDIPLADNSVDTVLITYTLCSIPDAPKALKEMQRVLKPRGELIFCEHGKSPDEHIFKWQNRLNPPWTKISGGCHLNRHISGLIQASGFKIVALDAGYNSPLKLLSYNYKGIAVPG
- a CDS encoding DEAD/DEAH box helicase, whose protein sequence is MTIAQYLNALKGFKGLAPDLVCHRTIDAKKARYGDPLDTDPVWQVFQDQGIQRLYEHQARGVALIEKGVHTVIATPTASGKSLVYNLPVLRAIYGDNASCGLYLFPLKALARDQLGTLETLMAGVNAKIADTLTAAVYDGDLSAYHKAKVRNNPPNVLLTNPEMLHLAMLPHHHLWESFFANLKFVVVDEVHTYRGVMGSHMAWVFRRLLRICRHYGAEPVFVFCSATISNPGELSTALTGLAVEVVDADSAPAGKKDVLLMNGASGAAQTAILLMHAAIHRGLRTIVYTQSRKITELIAMWASQRAGDLGSRISAYRAGFLPEERQKIEQRLASGELLAVVTTSALELGIDIGNLDLCILVGYPGTIMSTWQRAGRVGRDGSDAAMILVAHEDALDHFFVNHPAMLFDLPPEQAVINPFNPVIMERHLECAAADLRLDRDERFLDDPAIQIALGRLEADVRLLKSRDGRFWYSARQNPHREVNLRGTGMSIPIFLDGQKKKLGDVDRFRAFYETHWGAVYLHHGSTYLVSEFDHENGRVQVVKERVPYFTRARSTKSTEILSVIHTRQVWQTRVCFGRLRVTDQVTGFEKRSVNNQRSLGVFPLELPPIVFETEGVWIEIPEQVRDCIETRRLHFMGGIHALEHAAIGILPLLVMTDRNDLGGISIPFHPQVGMAAVFVYDGTPGGIGLARQAFEQAEIMLERTFDAIRLCKCDNGCPACVHSPKCGSGNRPIDKGAALEILLALRNEKTTPPVDRFRIYAMGNQQPEPSLPHGSPSLADKLNDLANASPHGLPKPPSRVVKRFGVLDIETRRSAQEVGGWGRAHLMGVSCAVLFDSGINDFRVYLEADVETLVQDLQAFDLVIGFNIKGFDYKVLSGLVSFDLTTIPTLDMLVKVHERLGYRLSLDALARCTLGTSKSADGLAALEWWKQGEIHRIIEYCKQDVKVTRDLYLFGREHGFLVFENKAKKEVCLPVAW
- the rocF gene encoding arginase codes for the protein MNKDVKIIGVPMDFGQLRRGLDMGPAAARYTGLVSALRTLGHHVEDLGDVRVPVRTPVEEGEASDYIEQIRGVCEQVYDQGRTATRENAFPLFIGGDHSIAIGTVGGVSHDRPTGLIWIDAHADFNTPVTSPSGNIHGMPLAVLTGDGDDRLVNLGRPGAKVDLENIVMIGIRDVDRLERERLKKSGITVYTMSDIDEQGMSTIAKKALMKLIHLKRVHLSLDIDALDPVEAPGVGTPVPGGLTFREAHLFMEILSDSGKLTSMDLVEINPILDQANKTAKLAVDLIVSALGKSIL
- a CDS encoding histidine phosphatase family protein translates to MPNQETIRSKETLSMINDLILQGVEKISIVMRHSARHFGTDPQMEPFLGLTETGKTYAVEFGQALNQEPGPVFFSSHFGRCIETAYLMDKGYNQRHCRFQGHNTLENALAPFYIRDMQTAFNAFKDLGNDVFLRSWFDKGLAHDMMQDSEEVAEVLANFMRTKLDALEPGRIAICVSHDWNIYPLKEHKLGLNFETHGKIEFLESVVVFEQRGKQYIMNHQQTPKQL